The Stratiformator vulcanicus genome has a segment encoding these proteins:
- a CDS encoding NHL domain-containing protein codes for MLTIAGTGEQAATGDGGPGRTAAVAEPYGVEIGPDGALYICEIASSRIRRLDRRTRVIETVLSASPPGEPADDKDAGFSIKQPYEVRFDPEGHLFYVDMPNHVVCRFDRQTRKVSVVAGTLGEKGFAGDGGPADKAKFNKPHSICFDGNDGLLVCDIGNHRIRRVDLKTGRISTFAGTGERGSTPDGAPLTGTPLNGPRALDFDGDHTLVLALREGNTIYTIDLREKTLRHVAGTGEKGYTGDGGPAKEAKLAGPKGVAFGNNGVIYFADTESHTVRLINLTSGLIHTIIGDGKRGDGPDGLERHSRNCRLARPHGICVDKKDFVYVGDSENHKVRQYFPAF; via the coding sequence GTGCTGACAATTGCCGGGACGGGCGAGCAAGCCGCCACCGGCGATGGCGGGCCCGGCCGAACTGCCGCGGTGGCGGAGCCCTACGGTGTCGAGATTGGGCCCGATGGGGCGCTCTATATCTGCGAGATTGCCTCGAGCCGAATACGCCGACTCGACCGTCGTACCCGCGTCATCGAAACCGTCTTGAGCGCGAGTCCGCCGGGTGAACCGGCTGACGATAAGGACGCGGGCTTCTCAATCAAGCAGCCCTACGAAGTCCGCTTTGATCCCGAGGGGCATCTGTTTTATGTCGATATGCCCAATCACGTCGTCTGTCGATTTGATCGCCAAACGCGAAAGGTGTCAGTCGTGGCTGGCACTCTCGGCGAGAAAGGCTTCGCCGGCGACGGCGGACCGGCTGACAAAGCGAAGTTCAATAAACCCCATTCCATCTGTTTTGACGGCAACGACGGACTGTTGGTCTGCGATATCGGCAATCACCGCATCCGGCGCGTCGATCTGAAAACCGGGCGAATTTCGACATTCGCGGGCACCGGAGAACGAGGGTCTACGCCCGATGGCGCTCCGCTCACTGGTACTCCGCTCAACGGACCTCGCGCCTTGGACTTCGATGGCGATCACACGCTGGTTCTGGCGCTGCGCGAGGGCAACACGATCTACACCATCGACCTCCGCGAAAAGACGCTGCGGCACGTTGCGGGCACCGGTGAGAAGGGCTACACCGGCGACGGCGGCCCGGCGAAGGAGGCCAAACTCGCCGGCCCGAAAGGCGTTGCCTTTGGCAACAATGGCGTAATCTACTTCGCCGATACCGAAAGCCATACGGTCCGACTGATCAACCTAACCAGTGGCCTCATTCACACGATTATTGGAGACGGGAAACGCGGCGACGGACCCGACGGACTCGAACGCCACTCGCGAAATTGCCGACTCGCTCGGCCCCATGGTATTTGCGTTGATAAAAAAGACTTCGTGTACGTCGGCGACAGCGAGAACCACAAAGTGCGACAGTATTTTCCAGCATTTTAG
- a CDS encoding ABC transporter substrate-binding protein — MPEPRIVSLIPSATEIVCDLGLGHQLVGRSHSCDQPEVMHLPECTSVSIDVEASSRAIDEQVRAAGETSVYRINEATLASLRPDVILTQGVCDLCAAGPSLVEAAIRQFDPQPDVFAFCASRLAGVWEEIEEVAEHLGVAERGRELAADLRSRVATCFDDAADRPRQRLVFLDWIDPLMTAGHWIPDIVAAAGAEDVLSKAGSESRSFEWSELLAADPDVILIAPCGFSRQRAMGELGVLAEKPEWSKLRAVSDNQVFVADGQKFFNRPAPSLADSVEMLSAMLIGDESVAESWVRLDASVLFEEFS; from the coding sequence ATGCCTGAGCCGCGGATCGTTTCGCTTATCCCCTCGGCGACGGAGATCGTGTGTGACCTCGGTCTGGGTCACCAACTCGTCGGTCGTTCGCACTCCTGTGACCAGCCGGAGGTGATGCACCTTCCCGAATGCACCAGCGTCTCGATTGACGTCGAGGCGAGCAGCAGAGCGATTGATGAGCAGGTGCGGGCCGCCGGTGAGACGTCGGTGTATCGAATCAATGAGGCCACGCTCGCCTCGCTGCGGCCCGACGTCATTCTCACGCAGGGGGTATGTGACCTGTGCGCAGCGGGTCCGTCACTGGTTGAGGCGGCGATTCGGCAGTTCGATCCGCAGCCCGACGTCTTTGCGTTTTGCGCATCGCGACTGGCCGGGGTGTGGGAGGAAATCGAAGAGGTCGCCGAGCATCTCGGCGTCGCGGAGCGGGGCCGTGAGTTGGCGGCCGATCTGCGATCGCGCGTCGCCACCTGTTTCGACGACGCGGCCGATCGTCCGCGGCAGCGGCTCGTGTTTCTCGACTGGATCGATCCGCTGATGACCGCCGGGCATTGGATTCCCGATATCGTCGCTGCCGCCGGCGCGGAGGATGTGCTCTCGAAAGCCGGCAGCGAATCTCGCTCCTTCGAATGGAGCGAGCTGCTCGCCGCCGATCCGGATGTGATTCTGATCGCTCCCTGCGGCTTTTCGCGACAGCGTGCGATGGGGGAACTCGGCGTCCTGGCGGAGAAACCGGAATGGTCGAAGCTGCGAGCGGTCAGCGACAATCAGGTTTTCGTCGCCGACGGTCAAAAGTTTTTTAATCGCCCCGCCCCGAGCCTCGCCGATTCGGTCGAAATGCTCAGTGCGATGCTCATAGGAGACGAGTCGGTCGCCGAATCCTGGGTCCGCCTCGACGCGTCCGTCCTGTTCGAGGAGTTCAGTTGA
- a CDS encoding DUF6580 family putative transport protein, with translation MNFDQPSQTVRWPVVAAIAAMAVLLRILPYLLGKFGGLSIDPETTTYPWNFSPILPLALFGGAMLSHRGLGIGLTFALWFVGDCLIALIYGPEMGFYSSQIFVYASMLLVVMLGWTLKPGQCTWVGVFGRGLAGAVAFFMLTNFATWVLAEWSTYPMTLAGLVKCYVAAIPFFRNSLVAMAVYLPVLFWFAVAPEQRPNFALPSLRRVHA, from the coding sequence ATGAATTTCGATCAACCTTCCCAAACCGTTCGCTGGCCCGTCGTCGCGGCGATTGCTGCCATGGCGGTCCTGTTACGCATCCTGCCCTACCTGCTCGGCAAATTCGGCGGGCTCAGCATCGATCCCGAAACGACCACGTATCCGTGGAACTTCTCACCGATCTTACCGCTGGCTCTGTTCGGCGGCGCAATGCTCTCGCACCGCGGACTCGGAATCGGACTGACCTTCGCCCTGTGGTTTGTCGGTGATTGCCTGATCGCACTGATTTACGGCCCCGAAATGGGATTCTACTCGTCGCAGATTTTCGTCTACGCCTCGATGCTGCTGGTCGTGATGCTCGGCTGGACGCTCAAACCGGGCCAATGCACGTGGGTCGGCGTGTTCGGCCGCGGCCTTGCGGGGGCTGTCGCATTTTTCATGCTCACGAACTTCGCGACGTGGGTCTTGGCAGAGTGGTCGACCTATCCGATGACGCTCGCCGGCCTCGTTAAGTGCTATGTCGCGGCGATTCCGTTTTTCCGCAACAGCCTCGTCGCGATGGCGGTCTATCTGCCGGTGCTGTTCTGGTTCGCCGTCGCACCGGAGCAACGCCCGAACTTTGCCCTGCCCTCCTTGAGACGCGTTCATGCCTGA
- a CDS encoding DUF1559 family PulG-like putative transporter, producing the protein MNKTRSGAANAPRDRSPRRVRGFTLIELLVVIAIIAILIALLLPAVQQARSAARSAQCKNRLKQLTLALHNYAETQLETLLPYVVEDERHQASSDGTVQFWFGLVDYNAAFDASDDVLDFAKGPLAPFMETNYTAFQCPDLGPGQIEKVRFQRYIGADGTIIEAQRPASGYAYNGYFLSRSWYAEREHDTGGIRPEIPLGSYDPTGPIKPLCRKLRDVRQLTQTIAFADSGQVTATYAPPTYSAGPPYSFEETWILEPPSNNFPNIHFRHNRTANIAFLDGHVETIGRAFAIMSGGDPGNLNGVSDGQAQRMDKENLGFASLGNLDDPALQDELYDRD; encoded by the coding sequence ATGAATAAGACACGAAGCGGTGCCGCAAACGCACCGCGAGATCGAAGTCCGCGCCGCGTGCGCGGCTTCACGCTGATTGAGCTACTGGTTGTGATCGCGATCATCGCGATCCTGATCGCGCTGCTGCTGCCCGCGGTGCAGCAGGCTCGGTCCGCGGCAAGAAGCGCACAGTGCAAGAATCGATTGAAGCAATTAACGCTGGCGCTACACAATTATGCTGAGACTCAATTGGAAACGCTGTTACCCTATGTTGTAGAAGACGAGCGTCATCAGGCGTCCTCCGACGGGACAGTTCAATTTTGGTTCGGGCTCGTCGATTACAACGCAGCGTTTGACGCGTCGGACGATGTACTCGACTTCGCCAAGGGACCGCTCGCCCCGTTCATGGAAACGAACTATACCGCTTTCCAATGTCCCGATCTCGGCCCCGGTCAAATCGAAAAAGTGCGATTCCAGCGATACATAGGGGCTGACGGAACGATCATCGAAGCCCAACGCCCCGCGAGCGGATATGCCTACAACGGCTACTTTCTTTCGCGAAGCTGGTACGCGGAGCGAGAGCATGATACCGGCGGCATTCGCCCTGAGATTCCGCTCGGCTCGTACGACCCGACCGGGCCGATTAAGCCGCTTTGCAGAAAACTCAGAGACGTGCGGCAATTGACCCAGACCATCGCCTTCGCCGATTCTGGTCAGGTCACGGCAACATATGCTCCGCCGACATACTCTGCCGGACCGCCGTACAGTTTTGAGGAAACGTGGATCCTTGAACCGCCAAGCAACAACTTTCCGAATATCCACTTCCGCCATAATCGGACTGCGAATATTGCCTTTCTCGACGGACATGTCGAGACGATAGGGCGAGCGTTCGCAATCATGTCCGGTGGCGATCCTGGCAACTTGAACGGAGTTTCCGACGGCCAAGCGCAGCGAATGGACAAGGAGAACCTCGGCTTCGCCTCGCTCGGCAATCTCGATGATCCTGCCTTGCAGGACGAACTCTACGACCGTGACTGA
- a CDS encoding L-threonylcarbamoyladenylate synthase, protein MPCPIGTDVIRAAALLREGGLVAFGTETVYGLGANALDPLAVAKIFAAKQRPKFDPLIVHVSNAATARELVSDWPDRATRLSEKFWPGPLTIVLPKRECVPDLVSSGLSTVGVRVPAPDLARELLKAAGVPVAAPSANPFGRISPTTAAHVAESLGGKIDYILDGGPCTVGIESTVLSLAVSTPQLLRPGGITREEIESVIGPFGSNGDGTRRGPAPSPGMLSKHYAPRKPLSIVTSFSQIDEPTRSGLLLLGPVERDIEPAALEQLSSEGDLTVAAASFYGALRRLDASSAERIYAFPFPDVGLGIALNDRLNRAAAGSGDREA, encoded by the coding sequence ATGCCCTGCCCAATTGGCACTGACGTTATCCGAGCGGCTGCTTTGCTCCGCGAGGGCGGACTGGTCGCGTTCGGTACGGAAACCGTTTACGGACTCGGGGCGAACGCGCTCGATCCGTTGGCGGTCGCGAAGATCTTCGCAGCCAAACAGCGACCAAAGTTCGATCCGCTCATCGTCCATGTGTCCAATGCCGCGACCGCTCGAGAATTGGTCAGCGATTGGCCCGATCGCGCTACACGACTCAGCGAGAAATTTTGGCCGGGACCACTCACGATCGTGCTTCCGAAACGGGAATGCGTGCCTGACCTCGTCTCGTCGGGTCTCTCCACCGTCGGCGTACGTGTCCCAGCGCCTGATCTCGCACGAGAACTCTTGAAGGCAGCCGGTGTTCCTGTCGCCGCGCCGAGCGCAAATCCATTCGGCCGCATCAGCCCAACGACCGCAGCGCACGTGGCTGAGTCGTTGGGCGGTAAGATCGATTACATTCTGGACGGGGGCCCCTGCACCGTCGGCATCGAGTCGACCGTCCTGTCGCTCGCCGTATCAACGCCGCAACTGCTTCGCCCGGGGGGCATCACGCGGGAGGAGATCGAGTCGGTCATTGGTCCCTTCGGATCGAATGGAGACGGAACACGACGAGGCCCCGCCCCAAGCCCCGGCATGCTGTCGAAGCACTACGCACCGCGCAAACCGCTCTCGATCGTGACGTCGTTCTCACAGATCGACGAGCCGACGCGAAGCGGGCTGCTGCTGCTCGGACCGGTCGAGAGAGATATCGAGCCGGCTGCGCTGGAGCAACTCTCTTCCGAGGGCGATCTCACCGTCGCAGCGGCCAGTTTTTATGGCGCTCTGCGACGACTGGACGCTTCGAGCGCCGAGCGAATCTATGCCTTCCCGTTCCCCGACGTCGGCCTCGGCATCGCCTTGAATGACCGCTTGAACCGCGCCGCAGCCGGGTCGGGGGACAGGGAGGCGTGA
- a CDS encoding PIN domain-containing protein gives MPSVQEVANEFANSELPIMLLDTCILLDVVRSVHREIPRAASAAVRLRESLDQQECRLAVSEVVRREWNDNVPQVQEETIRHFSKMDEAAKIFHDICEDINVELKFERPLYTECTLDQSLRQLSEDLLDLAFTIDIDTESNNRATRRIMTKTPPAGRGSEIKDCIILEQYLALGRQLIEVGSETCIVFCSSNTRDFCGADRRPHAEIVADLSQVGIDFATKLDWANHLLFKEV, from the coding sequence ATGCCTTCCGTTCAAGAAGTTGCCAACGAATTCGCAAATTCCGAACTTCCAATAATGCTGCTGGATACCTGCATTCTTTTAGACGTGGTCCGTTCAGTACATCGAGAGATTCCGAGAGCTGCGTCAGCGGCGGTGCGATTGAGAGAGAGCCTCGACCAACAAGAGTGCCGGCTGGCTGTTTCGGAAGTTGTTCGGCGTGAGTGGAATGATAACGTGCCTCAAGTGCAGGAAGAGACCATCCGACATTTCTCCAAGATGGACGAAGCCGCGAAGATTTTTCATGACATTTGCGAAGATATCAACGTTGAATTAAAATTTGAGCGACCGCTTTACACAGAATGCACGCTAGATCAGTCGCTTCGCCAGCTTTCAGAGGATTTACTCGATCTGGCATTCACAATCGACATCGACACTGAAAGTAACAATCGGGCAACTCGACGCATAATGACAAAAACACCGCCGGCAGGTCGAGGCAGCGAAATCAAGGATTGCATTATTTTAGAACAATACTTGGCTCTTGGACGCCAGTTAATTGAAGTCGGCAGTGAGACCTGTATAGTCTTCTGCTCATCAAATACGAGAGATTTTTGCGGTGCTGACAGACGCCCACATGCGGAGATTGTTGCCGACCTATCGCAAGTCGGAATCGATTTTGCGACAAAACTCGACTGGGCAAATCACCTCTTGTTTAAGGAAGTCTGA